The window AAGAAGAGACCGTGTTAAAATTGTTAAAATAACAACATGTATATGAATTTATTTAACTTTTCTTTGTGGGTTCGATCTGGGTTTGTTCATTTCAAGAAACGTTAGCCGAATATCTCCAGCTCATGAAAACGTGTATCACACAGCTCTGGGGAAGCAGGGCAGTTTCAGGCTGAGCCAGAAATCGCCGAACTAGAATTTTAGATAAAGACGAACGGTAAAATATAGATGATAGAGAAGGTAAGAGAGATAAATAAGTGCCTTTTCAACTGATTGTCCCCATGGCAAAATCTGACGGCCGTATCCTCTTGTGCCGGTTTTCCCACGAAGTTCTTTGGAATCGCAATGTCGTATTCACAGGGGGTAGACTCCCAGTGGCATCAGGATGACAATCCTCAGGGCATGCGACAGGCGAGAAAGGGACTGATTTAATTTCTGATGCAAGAGAATACCCGCCACCTCTCCTGAAAGATGACTGACAATCATATGTCATCAAACTCTCGATAGCCCAGAAGAGAATAGCATTACTGGGAGATTTCAAGGTGGGGCGCCGAAACCGAGGTTAAGGTTCCTTCTGTGAATTTTTCCGCGGCTATATGAAAACGATGGGAGATCGTCAGATTTGATTGCGCTACAGTTGTAGGGAGTGTGTTATCGGATCTTTTTTTCAGTTTATAGCTCGTAATAATAGCTTCTCAGGGGTGCTGTTGCGCAAAAAAAGCATAATTTTTAAAACAGTTCCTAGCGGAATTTACCCGGGTCAAGGCTCAGGCGCTGACACAGTTTTTGAATGGCAACTCTGGACAGTCCGCTTATCCTGGCAGCCTCCGAGACATTGCCTGACGTCTCCTTGAAGAGTTGTTCAAAATAATTTTTGGTAAACCTGTCGGCGACCGCAGCTTTCATCATTTTGTACGGGCCAAGTTCGCCATCGATGCTGGGCACGGCCTGGCCTGGATTTTCGATACGTCCCACAGTGGCCATGGTGATATTGGCTCCCCCGGAGAAAATAACCAGTCTTCGTATATAATTCTGCAACTCCCGAACATTGCCGGGCCAATCCTTGGTGCTGAGGTAGGAGAGTACATCGGGCTCCAGGCCGGTTTGTTCGATACGCATCTCCTTGCAGGTCTGGTCGAGGAAAAACCGGGTGAGCAGGGCGATATCCTCAACACGTTCCCTGAGCGGCGGCAAATGTATTGTCACCACATTCAAGCGGTAATAGAGATCTGCCCTGAAGGTGTTTTGGTTGACCTTCTCCTCAAGTTGCTGGTTGGTGGAGGCGATGATGCGTACGTCTGTTTTATAGGTTTTGGTGGAACCTACCGGGCGAACCTCTCCTTCCTGTAGAAAGCGCAGAAGTTTCAACTGCATGGCGTGGGAAATGTCACCGATTTCATCCAGATGCAGGGTGCCCAGGTTGGCGGATTGGATCAGACCATCCCTGTCCTTGTCCGCCCCTGTGAAGGCGCCCTTGGTATAACCGAACAGCTCGCTCTCCATCAGCGAGTCGGGAATTGCCGGGCAGTTCACAGCGATAAATGGTTTATCGCTACGGTTGCTGAGCTGGTGCACCATGCGGGAGGCGAGTTCCTTGCCTGTACCTGATTCACCGAAGATGAGCACGGGATAATCGGAAACTGCAACCATCTGCAGGGATTTCTGAACCTCGAGCATTGCCGGGCTCTGACCGAGCAATATATCGCTCTTGTTACCCTCCAGCATTTTTTTAAGCCGGCTGTTCTCCTGCTCGAGCCGGATATATTCTCTTACCTTATTCAGCGTGCTATAGAGCTGATCCGATGCAACCGGTTTGGTGAGAAAATCGAAGGCGCCCAGGCGCACAGCCTCTACAGCCTTTTCAATGGTGCCATAGCCTGTCAGGAGCACAACCTTGATACCGGGTTGGATCTCCAATAGTTTTTTGGACAGGGTAATACCGTCCATGCCTGGCATACGGAGATCGGTGATGACCAGATCTACCTGGTTACCGGCAACTGCGGCCAGAGCCTCTTCACCGCTTGAGGCAGTACTGATTTGTATCTCAGGGTATTCCACCGAAATCAGCCTGGAAAGACCACGGCTGAAGTCGGGCTCGTCATCGACGAGAAGTATATGCATTTCAACCTTCATGGTTGTGTTCCTTAACTATCGCTGGCGGGGAAATTCAATTCAAAGACAGCACCGCCTTTTGGCAAAGAACGGGCTTCAATAGTGCCACCTAACTCTTCCATGGAACGGTAGATGATCGCCAGTCCCAGGCCTGTTCCTTTGTTCACGTCCTTGGTGGTGAAAAACGGGTCGAATATGTAGGGGTGGATGGCAGGGTCAATGCCGGTGCCACTATCTTCGACCCTCAATTGTACCACATTTGTTTCTTTAAGGTAATCAATGTAAACATCTATGGTACCGTTTGCCTCCGAAACCGCGTCAAGTGCGTTAAGGAGTAAATTGAGTACGATGTGTTCAATAACACTTGGTTCGACCAATACCCTGCGATGAGCATCGGAGCGGTGACAGCGAAGGGTTACATTTTCTTTAGCCGCCTTCACTTTGAACACATTGGTTACCCCCTCGGTGATATCGCCAATTACAGTGTGGCTGGACATGGAAACTTTGGGTCGGGAAAAGTTCAGCAGATCGAGCAGCACCGCCTGAGCCTGCTGGGTATGTTTGAGAACCACATTGATATCTTCCTGCAATTCAGGGTCGGAGACCGATTTTTTCAGCAGCTCGGCATAACAGAGAATTACGCCGAGCGGGTTGTTCAACTCATGGGCCAGGCCGGCAGCAAGCTCACCCACCGTGGCCATTTTCTCCGATTGAACCATCTGCTGGAGAACTCGTTTGTGTTCGGTATTCTCCTGAATTGACAGAATAAGACGAGGAGGCTGGTCACCTGCGGGTATCAGCGGGAAGGTGGAAAGCAGGAAGCTTCTGCCGCCATCGATAGTAATCTCTTTTGATTTTGAGCTGTATGGTGGATTTTCCGGCAAAAGTTCGGAAACCTCTATGCCGCCGAGGGACACAAGGCATTGAGTTATGGTCTGCTTCCTGTCGTTAAAGGCAAGTGATTCAAGCAGGTTGTTCGCTGCGTCATTGGCCATGATAATCGCCCCCGGGTGTTCTATCAGCATCAACGGATCTGTGATACCCTCAAAAATCGCCTGGAGGTTGTTGGTCTGGCGCAATACGGAATCAAGTGCCGCAAGGTTCTCTGCAGCGATACCAAGTTGCCGGCCAACGGCATTAAACATCTCTACTTCATCGTCGCTGAAGCTTTTACCGGGAGGGCGCTGTAGATACAATAATCCTTCGATATTATCATCACTGCTGCCAATGGGAATGAATACAGTGTTATACTGGGCAACTATCCGTGGTCGAGTGAGAAGATCTACGTGATTTGCAGGCAATGCCGGGGCCATGGCGCCTGGCGGCCAGCTATAGCTGCGGTTACTGGAAAATGTGCAGATGTATGATGCAGACTGCAGACCAAGTGTCCTGGTGAGTACAGGCAACACTGATTGCCAGAGATCGGACTGTTTCTGACTTGCTTTCAGTGACCTGAGAATATCGACGAAGAGCTCGAAATCCCGGCGCCTGCGTAAGTTTTCTAAAGAGAGCTGCTCTGTTCTGCGTGCTACTTCTGCTTCGAGATTGGCTGTGTGACTCTTAAGTTGTTTGTCTGTCTCATAGAGATGCTGGCCCAGTCCCTCCATGGCTTCTATCATCTCTTCAACTTCATCGCCGTGTTCCACTTTCTTGAGCAACTCGCTGCCTTTCTGGTCTTTAAAACTATTACGGAACTGGCTGGTGAGAGTGCGCAGGTTAACAATGACAACCCTTTGAAATGCCTGATAAATAAGAAATAGAACCAGGCATGAAATTGTCAGGTAGATAACAACATAGAGCAGGAACTCACTGTCATTTTTGGCAGCATACTCTTTGGTGGGGATGCCAACCAGATCTATGCCGTCGATGGAATCAAGAGTGTGATAAAATCCCGAATCCGGATAAAGATCTGCCAATTCTTTGGGGGAGTCGGCTGGGTCACCATGGCAGAGCAGGCAACTCTGACCGTAGCGAACAGGGCGGGCCATGATGTAAACGTCCTGCTCCCTGATCTTCTTTGTACCCGTCCAGAGCTCCTGATCCTGGTTGTCCCGAAAATATTGAACCAACTCCTTTTCAACCTTATTTGCCTCAAATTCGGGATTTCTTGCCCCGATAGCTACCCGTCGGAAAATATAGTTCAGGCTAGCGGAATGATTCTGCTCCATGACGCTGCGGGTGATGAAGGAGGAGGACATCGCTTCTCTTATAAACTTGTCGGGAACCTCTTCAAACATCTTTGGGCGCAGGGATAGCTGTACATATTTTTTAACAGAATCGACCTGGTCGAGAACGATCTCCGCTCTGGTGCTTACCTCATCCTGCAGGGTTTTCTGCATGAAAAACCAGAGGCCGGTGATATTGATGACACTGATGATCATTATGATGAAAATCAGGCCTAGGATAAATTTGCTTTGCAGTGAATATAGTCGGGGAATTCTCATGATACCTTTTCGTTGCTCTGGTACTTCGATTGATGCCGGTTTTTTGATTTGAGAGTTTTCGGGCATCGGTTCAGTCGAAATGTACCTTATTTTTCAGAGCAGCGAAAGATATCGAGTTGTGCGCAGGATTTTGAGGGTCCTGCCGGGTGAGACCTTTTTGGGGTGCAGCAAAAGAGCAAAGGGGCTCTTGCCGGTTTATTCACCCACAATGGCACTGTTTTTTTGGATTGCCGCGATGCGTTTTGGTCGGTCGGCAAAATACTCGATGGTAGATCTGGCATTCATGTCGGCATGTGAAACAATCTCCACGCTGGTGTAGTAGAAATTGCCAGTCTCGATGCCGGTTTCGTCTATGTAATCTGCAAGCCCCTGGATAGAGTCGCTGGAACTGGTGATTGCAGGCAAAACGTAGAAGGTAACACCCCAGACTGCGATAAGGCTGGCTGCAAGTTGGCTAATACCTTTTACTTTTGATTTTTTCAATTCCTTGCTCATTTGTGCCTCCAATGAAGGGGCAGCGGAACCCGAAGGTTCCGCTGCCAGATGTACTTTTTTCAACTGTACTACTTTACATTCCACGTATCCACGAATCAGATTGCTGCGGTGATTTCCGGGAACACCAGGTAGAACATGATGTAGGCCATGGTAAGGGTAAGTACCAGGTTGAGGGACTGACCGCATACGTAGAGAATGAACGGCTTACCACCCTTGAAGTAGGGAGCCAGCTCACGGAAGTTGGTAGCCAGACCGATCGCTGCAAAGGAGAAGCAGAAGAACCAGTCACGGCAGATGCGGGTGAAACCTCTCAGTACACCGTTGTCGATCATGGTGAAACCAGCGTCCGGACCGATCTT of the Desulfosediminicola ganghwensis genome contains:
- a CDS encoding sigma-54-dependent transcriptional regulator, whose amino-acid sequence is MKVEMHILLVDDEPDFSRGLSRLISVEYPEIQISTASSGEEALAAVAGNQVDLVITDLRMPGMDGITLSKKLLEIQPGIKVVLLTGYGTIEKAVEAVRLGAFDFLTKPVASDQLYSTLNKVREYIRLEQENSRLKKMLEGNKSDILLGQSPAMLEVQKSLQMVAVSDYPVLIFGESGTGKELASRMVHQLSNRSDKPFIAVNCPAIPDSLMESELFGYTKGAFTGADKDRDGLIQSANLGTLHLDEIGDISHAMQLKLLRFLQEGEVRPVGSTKTYKTDVRIIASTNQQLEEKVNQNTFRADLYYRLNVVTIHLPPLRERVEDIALLTRFFLDQTCKEMRIEQTGLEPDVLSYLSTKDWPGNVRELQNYIRRLVIFSGGANITMATVGRIENPGQAVPSIDGELGPYKMMKAAVADRFTKNYFEQLFKETSGNVSEAARISGLSRVAIQKLCQRLSLDPGKFR
- a CDS encoding c-type heme family protein, with product MRIPRLYSLQSKFILGLIFIIMIISVINITGLWFFMQKTLQDEVSTRAEIVLDQVDSVKKYVQLSLRPKMFEEVPDKFIREAMSSSFITRSVMEQNHSASLNYIFRRVAIGARNPEFEANKVEKELVQYFRDNQDQELWTGTKKIREQDVYIMARPVRYGQSCLLCHGDPADSPKELADLYPDSGFYHTLDSIDGIDLVGIPTKEYAAKNDSEFLLYVVIYLTISCLVLFLIYQAFQRVVIVNLRTLTSQFRNSFKDQKGSELLKKVEHGDEVEEMIEAMEGLGQHLYETDKQLKSHTANLEAEVARRTEQLSLENLRRRRDFELFVDILRSLKASQKQSDLWQSVLPVLTRTLGLQSASYICTFSSNRSYSWPPGAMAPALPANHVDLLTRPRIVAQYNTVFIPIGSSDDNIEGLLYLQRPPGKSFSDDEVEMFNAVGRQLGIAAENLAALDSVLRQTNNLQAIFEGITDPLMLIEHPGAIIMANDAANNLLESLAFNDRKQTITQCLVSLGGIEVSELLPENPPYSSKSKEITIDGGRSFLLSTFPLIPAGDQPPRLILSIQENTEHKRVLQQMVQSEKMATVGELAAGLAHELNNPLGVILCYAELLKKSVSDPELQEDINVVLKHTQQAQAVLLDLLNFSRPKVSMSSHTVIGDITEGVTNVFKVKAAKENVTLRCHRSDAHRRVLVEPSVIEHIVLNLLLNALDAVSEANGTIDVYIDYLKETNVVQLRVEDSGTGIDPAIHPYIFDPFFTTKDVNKGTGLGLAIIYRSMEELGGTIEARSLPKGGAVFELNFPASDS